One window of the Streptomyces sp. NBC_00259 genome contains the following:
- a CDS encoding ADP-ribosylglycohydrolase family protein, which produces MTFSALPAVATLEDRITGSLVGAAVGDALGGPVEGYTPAQIVERHGGRVHGIVGPWHGDDWRTARPVAPYHKGDGHVTDDTLMTHVLVRVYATVRDHLDAYAVADHLVPELISTPRWIPELEAEALPLQRIFLAEKWLVSRLHYGHVDPREAGTGNIVNCGAAMYMAPVGLVNAADPAAAYAEALDVAGAHQSSYGREAAGVFAAAVAAACTPGATPTTVVETCLSLAKDGTRSAIEEVAEVAARHSDFESALRPLREAVAPFDTVGPDYRAPSLAARRPSRLHAIEELPIALGMLLVGDGDYRRTVLGSVNYGRDCDSIATMSGAIAGALYGEEPIPPDWVKTVAEASRLDLHAPARSLTEVTHEIFARDTRRRREHEAAFARLTDPR; this is translated from the coding sequence ATGACATTCTCAGCGCTCCCGGCGGTCGCGACGCTCGAAGACCGGATCACGGGCTCCCTCGTCGGCGCGGCGGTCGGCGACGCCCTCGGCGGCCCGGTCGAGGGATACACCCCGGCGCAGATCGTGGAACGGCACGGCGGCCGCGTCCACGGCATCGTGGGCCCGTGGCACGGCGACGACTGGCGCACCGCCCGGCCCGTGGCGCCGTACCACAAGGGCGACGGCCACGTCACCGACGACACCCTCATGACCCACGTTCTCGTACGGGTCTACGCGACCGTACGGGACCATCTCGACGCCTACGCCGTCGCCGACCACCTCGTCCCGGAGCTGATCTCCACCCCCCGCTGGATCCCGGAGCTGGAGGCCGAGGCACTCCCTCTCCAGCGGATCTTCCTCGCGGAGAAGTGGCTCGTGTCCCGCCTCCACTACGGCCATGTCGACCCGCGCGAGGCCGGTACCGGAAACATCGTCAACTGCGGTGCCGCGATGTACATGGCCCCCGTCGGCCTGGTCAACGCCGCCGACCCCGCGGCCGCCTACGCCGAGGCACTGGACGTCGCCGGCGCCCACCAGTCCTCGTACGGGCGCGAGGCGGCGGGCGTGTTCGCGGCGGCGGTCGCCGCGGCCTGCACTCCCGGCGCGACACCGACGACCGTCGTCGAGACCTGTCTGTCCCTGGCCAAGGACGGCACCCGTTCGGCCATCGAGGAGGTGGCCGAAGTCGCCGCCCGCCACAGCGACTTCGAGTCGGCCCTGCGTCCGCTTCGCGAGGCCGTCGCCCCCTTCGACACCGTGGGCCCCGACTACCGCGCCCCTTCCCTGGCGGCCCGCCGCCCCTCCCGGCTGCACGCCATCGAGGAACTCCCCATCGCCCTCGGCATGCTCCTCGTCGGCGACGGCGACTACCGCCGTACGGTCCTCGGCTCCGTCAACTACGGTCGCGACTGCGACTCGATCGCCACGATGTCCGGCGCGATCGCGGGCGCGCTGTACGGCGAGGAGCCGATCCCGCCCGACTGGGTGAAGACCGTCGCCGAGGCCAGCCGCCTCGATCTGCACGCCCCGGCCCGCAGCCTCACGGAGGTCACGCACGAGATCTTCGCCCGCGACACCCGGCGCCGCCGGGAGCACGAAGCGGCCTTCGCCAGGCTGACGGACCCCCGATGA
- a CDS encoding ADP-ribosylglycohydrolase family protein, with the protein MAEGDVPYRARIEGLLLGLAAGDAAGWPAARHRAARMPEWTRRLTRELDTFAEQNATTTLPVPIALNQPPEPLRLGPSDDAEWAAFAAETVLTAAGEHFDGLDLGRRMRAAVDLAWNVLAGKIAAAAARAPEVESAVLPLRARISVRAGLGNLATGLRPPATGHDNPHYFDDAACIRASVLAVIHPGNPQAAADLAEFDARYTQDGDGVHGARAMAAAVASALGGADVDTAVDAALAQLPDATEIGRNARYALKLARDADDAFSLVPLLEHQIVDHVYSYGIAAAETVPVALALATAARGEVAGAIPAAVCLSRVADSAPALAGALTGALGGGSAVPAAWRDACRTLAGCTLPRLAGTDLVELAGLLAHTIRPSHAPSDDLSDEQPHEPAHEPAYEPSPDPSHSPSVTQGAGPASRP; encoded by the coding sequence GTGGCGGAAGGCGACGTGCCGTACCGCGCGCGGATCGAAGGGCTGCTGCTCGGGCTCGCCGCGGGCGACGCCGCCGGGTGGCCCGCCGCGCGGCATCGGGCCGCGCGGATGCCCGAGTGGACCCGGCGGCTCACCCGGGAGCTGGACACCTTCGCCGAGCAGAACGCGACGACCACCCTCCCCGTGCCCATCGCCCTGAACCAGCCCCCCGAGCCGCTGCGCCTCGGCCCCTCCGACGACGCCGAATGGGCCGCCTTCGCCGCCGAGACGGTCCTCACCGCCGCCGGCGAGCACTTCGACGGACTCGACCTGGGCCGCCGTATGCGCGCCGCGGTCGACCTCGCCTGGAACGTCCTCGCGGGCAAGATCGCCGCGGCCGCCGCCCGCGCCCCCGAGGTCGAGTCCGCCGTCCTTCCCCTCCGCGCCCGGATCTCCGTACGAGCCGGTCTCGGCAATCTCGCCACCGGGCTGCGCCCGCCCGCGACCGGCCACGACAACCCGCACTACTTCGACGACGCCGCCTGTATCCGCGCCAGCGTCCTCGCCGTCATCCACCCCGGCAACCCGCAGGCCGCCGCCGATCTCGCCGAGTTCGACGCCCGCTACACGCAGGACGGCGACGGTGTGCACGGCGCCCGCGCCATGGCCGCCGCCGTCGCCTCGGCACTGGGCGGCGCGGACGTGGACACCGCCGTCGACGCCGCCCTCGCCCAGCTCCCGGACGCCACCGAGATCGGCCGCAACGCCCGCTACGCCCTCAAGCTCGCCCGCGACGCCGACGACGCGTTCTCCCTCGTCCCGCTTCTGGAGCACCAGATCGTCGACCACGTGTACAGCTACGGCATCGCCGCCGCCGAGACCGTCCCCGTCGCCCTCGCCCTCGCCACCGCCGCGCGCGGCGAGGTCGCGGGTGCCATCCCCGCCGCCGTCTGCCTGTCCCGGGTCGCCGACTCCGCGCCCGCCCTCGCCGGGGCGCTGACCGGCGCGCTCGGCGGCGGATCGGCCGTACCGGCCGCCTGGCGGGACGCCTGCCGCACCCTCGCCGGCTGCACGCTTCCCCGCCTCGCCGGCACGGACCTCGTCGAACTCGCCGGGCTCCTCGCCCACACGATCCGCCCGTCGCACGCCCCGTCAGACGACCTGTCGGACGAACAGCCACACGAACCGGCACACGAACCGGCATACGAACCGTCGCCAGACCCGTCACACAGTCCGTCCGTCACACAAGGCGCCGGCCCGGCCTCCCGCCCGTAA
- a CDS encoding VIT1/CCC1 transporter family protein: MSIIETEATLHEAHRDNHTHRDVSGGWLRPAVFGAMDGLVSNLALMTGVAGGAVSQQVIVVTGLAGLAAGAFSMAAGEYTSVASQRELVQAELDVERRELLGHPVDEMEELAALYVARGVEPRLAREVAVQLSRDPEQALEIHAREELGIDPDDLPSPTVAAVSSFGSFALGALVPVLPYLLGATALWPAVLLALLGLFACGALVARVTARGWWFSGLRQLALGGAAAALTYAVGSLVGAAV, encoded by the coding sequence GTGTCCATCATCGAGACCGAGGCGACACTCCACGAGGCGCATCGCGACAACCACACGCACCGCGATGTGAGCGGCGGCTGGCTGCGTCCCGCGGTGTTCGGCGCGATGGACGGACTCGTCTCCAACCTCGCGCTGATGACCGGTGTCGCGGGCGGTGCCGTGTCGCAGCAGGTCATCGTCGTCACGGGGCTCGCGGGCCTCGCGGCCGGAGCCTTCTCCATGGCCGCGGGCGAGTACACCTCGGTGGCCTCGCAGCGTGAGCTCGTCCAGGCGGAACTGGACGTCGAGCGTCGCGAGCTGCTGGGGCATCCGGTGGACGAGATGGAGGAGCTGGCCGCGCTGTACGTGGCGCGCGGCGTCGAGCCCCGGCTCGCCCGCGAGGTGGCCGTGCAGCTGTCCAGGGACCCCGAGCAGGCGCTGGAGATCCACGCCCGCGAGGAGCTCGGCATCGACCCGGACGATCTGCCGTCGCCCACGGTCGCGGCCGTCTCGTCCTTCGGCTCGTTCGCGCTGGGCGCGCTGGTGCCGGTGCTGCCGTATCTCCTCGGCGCCACGGCCCTGTGGCCCGCGGTCCTGCTGGCGCTGCTGGGGCTGTTCGCCTGCGGTGCGCTGGTCGCCAGGGTCACCGCACGCGGCTGGTGGTTCAGCGGCCTGCGCCAGCTCGCCCTGGGTGGCGCCGCGGCGGCCTTGACGTACGCCGTCGGGTCCCTCGTAGGGGCAGCCGTCTAG
- the gltB gene encoding glutamate synthase large subunit — MRSYAWSPMDGRPAPQGMYDPRNEHDACGVGFVATLTGVASHELVEQALTVLRNLEHRGATGSEPDSGDGAGILLQVPDAFLREVAGFELPEAGSYAVGIAFVPQDEQDDAVSRIETIAAEEGLNVLGWREVPVAPELLGATARSTMPAFRQLFVADGNGEATGIALDRKAFVLRKRAEREAGVYFPSLSARTIVYKGMLTTGQLEPFFPDLSDRRFATAVALVHSRFSTNTFPSWPLAHPYRFVAHNGEINTVKGNRNWMRARESQLVSDLFGNEKLDRIFPVCTPDASDSASFDEVLELLHLGGRSLPHSVLMMVPEAWENHDSMDPARRAFYQYHSTMMEPWDGPACVTFTDGTQVGAVLDRNGLRPGRYWVTDEGLVVLSSEVGVLDIDPAKVVRKGRLQPGRMFLVDTAEHRIIEDDEIKAGLAAEHPYQEWLEAGEIELEDLPEREHIVHTHASVTRRQQTFGYTEEELRVLLAPMARTGGEPLGSMGTDSPIAALSERPRLLFDYFTQMFAQVTNPPLDAIREELVTSLYSSLGPQGNLLDPTAASCRSVTLRFPVIDNDELAKLIHINADGDMPGMKAVTLAGLYRVSGGGDALAARIEQICAEADAAIEGGARIIVLSDRHSDAEHAPIPSLLLTAAVHHHLIRTKQRTHVGLLVEAGDVREVHHVALLIGYGAAAVNPYLAMESVEDLLRAGTFIEGIEPEQAIRNLIYALGKGVLKVMSKMGISTVASYRGAQVFEAVGLDEAFVDKYFNGTATKIGGAGLDVVAKEVAARHAKAYPASGIAPAHRALEIGGEYQWRREGEPHLFDPETVFRLQHATRSKRYDIFKQYTERVNEQSERLMTLRGLFGFTSGREPISIDEVEPVSEIVKRFSTGAMSYGSISKEAHETLAIAMNQLGGKSNTGEGGEDPDRLYDPTRRSSIKQVASGRFGVTSEYLVNADDIQIKMAQGAKPGEGGQLPGHKVYPWIAQTRHSTPGVGLISPPPHHDIYSIEDLAQLIHDLKNANPAARIHVKLVSEVGVGTVAAGVSKAHADVVLISGHDGGTGASPLTSLKHAGGPWELGLAETQQTLLLNGLRDRIVVQTDGQLKTGRDVVIAALLGAEEFGFATAPLVVSGCVMMRVCHLDTCPVGIATQNPVLRERYTGKAEFVVNFFEFIAEEVRELLAELGFRTLEEAVGHAELLDTTQAVNHWKAQGLDLKPLFHVPDLPDGAVRHQLVEQDHGLAKALDNELIKLSADALAAACAEEAQPVRAQVAIRNINRTVGTMLGHEVTKKFGGAGLPEDTIDITFTGSAGQSFGAFLPRGVTLRLEGDANDYVGKGLSGGRVVVRPDRGADHLAEYSTIAGNTIAYGATGGELFLRGRTGERFCVRNSGALVVSEGVGDHGCEYMTGGHAVVLGSTGRNFAAGMSGGIAYVVDLDKDNVNAGNVDAVEALSDTDKQWLHDVVRRHHEETGSTVAEKLLADWDAAAARFSKIIPTTYKAVLAAKDAAELAGLSERETTEKMMEAATNG; from the coding sequence ATGCGTTCCTACGCCTGGTCGCCCATGGACGGTCGCCCCGCCCCGCAGGGGATGTACGACCCCCGTAACGAACACGACGCCTGTGGTGTCGGGTTCGTGGCCACCCTGACCGGTGTTGCCAGCCATGAGCTGGTGGAGCAGGCGTTGACCGTACTGCGCAACCTCGAGCACCGCGGCGCCACCGGCTCCGAGCCCGACTCCGGCGACGGCGCCGGCATCCTGCTCCAGGTCCCGGACGCGTTCCTGCGCGAGGTCGCCGGATTCGAGCTTCCCGAGGCCGGTTCGTACGCCGTCGGCATCGCCTTCGTCCCTCAGGACGAGCAGGACGACGCCGTCTCACGGATCGAGACGATCGCCGCCGAAGAGGGCCTGAACGTCCTCGGCTGGCGCGAGGTCCCCGTCGCCCCCGAGCTGCTCGGTGCCACCGCCCGCTCGACGATGCCGGCCTTCCGCCAGCTGTTCGTCGCGGACGGGAACGGCGAGGCCACCGGCATCGCTCTCGACCGCAAGGCGTTCGTGCTGCGCAAGCGCGCCGAGCGCGAGGCCGGGGTGTACTTCCCCTCGCTCTCCGCCCGCACGATCGTCTACAAGGGCATGCTGACCACCGGCCAGCTGGAGCCCTTCTTCCCGGACCTCTCGGACCGCCGCTTCGCCACCGCCGTGGCCCTGGTGCACTCCCGGTTCTCCACCAACACCTTCCCGAGCTGGCCGCTCGCCCACCCGTACCGCTTCGTCGCGCACAACGGCGAGATCAACACGGTCAAGGGCAACCGCAACTGGATGCGCGCCCGTGAGTCCCAGCTGGTCAGCGACCTGTTCGGGAACGAGAAGCTGGACCGGATCTTCCCCGTCTGTACGCCGGACGCCTCCGACTCCGCCTCCTTCGACGAGGTCCTGGAGCTGCTCCACCTCGGCGGCCGCTCGCTCCCGCACAGCGTCCTGATGATGGTCCCCGAGGCGTGGGAGAACCACGACTCCATGGACCCGGCCCGGCGCGCCTTCTACCAGTACCACTCCACGATGATGGAGCCCTGGGACGGCCCGGCCTGTGTCACCTTCACCGACGGCACCCAGGTCGGTGCGGTCCTGGACCGCAACGGTCTGCGCCCGGGCCGCTACTGGGTCACCGACGAAGGACTCGTCGTCCTCTCCTCCGAGGTCGGCGTCCTGGACATCGACCCCGCCAAGGTCGTCCGCAAGGGCCGCCTCCAGCCGGGCCGGATGTTCCTCGTCGACACCGCCGAGCACCGCATCATCGAGGACGACGAGATCAAGGCCGGACTGGCCGCCGAGCACCCGTACCAGGAGTGGCTGGAGGCCGGCGAGATCGAGCTCGAGGACCTCCCCGAGCGCGAGCACATCGTCCACACCCACGCCTCGGTCACCCGCCGCCAGCAGACCTTCGGCTACACCGAGGAGGAGCTGCGCGTCCTGCTGGCGCCGATGGCCCGCACCGGCGGTGAGCCCCTCGGCTCCATGGGTACGGACTCCCCGATCGCGGCCCTCTCGGAGCGCCCGCGGCTGCTCTTCGACTACTTCACCCAGATGTTCGCGCAGGTCACCAACCCGCCGCTGGACGCCATCCGCGAGGAGCTCGTCACCTCGCTGTACTCGTCCCTCGGCCCCCAGGGCAACCTGCTGGACCCGACCGCGGCCTCCTGCCGGTCCGTCACCCTGCGGTTCCCGGTGATCGACAACGACGAGCTGGCCAAGCTCATCCACATCAACGCCGACGGCGACATGCCCGGCATGAAGGCCGTGACGCTGGCGGGCCTCTACCGGGTCTCCGGCGGCGGCGACGCGCTGGCCGCCCGTATCGAGCAGATCTGTGCCGAGGCCGACGCCGCGATCGAGGGCGGGGCCCGCATCATCGTGCTCTCCGACCGGCACTCCGACGCCGAGCACGCCCCGATCCCGTCGCTGCTGCTCACCGCCGCCGTGCACCACCACCTCATCCGCACCAAGCAGCGCACCCACGTGGGCCTGCTGGTCGAGGCCGGTGACGTCCGCGAGGTGCACCACGTCGCGCTGCTCATCGGCTACGGAGCCGCCGCCGTCAACCCGTACCTGGCGATGGAGTCCGTCGAGGACCTGCTGCGCGCCGGTACGTTCATCGAGGGCATCGAGCCCGAGCAGGCCATCCGCAACCTGATCTACGCCCTCGGCAAGGGCGTCCTCAAGGTCATGTCCAAGATGGGCATCTCCACCGTCGCCTCCTACCGCGGCGCCCAGGTCTTCGAGGCCGTCGGTCTCGACGAGGCCTTCGTCGACAAGTACTTCAACGGCACGGCGACGAAGATCGGCGGCGCCGGTCTCGACGTCGTCGCCAAGGAGGTCGCCGCCCGGCACGCCAAGGCGTACCCGGCCAGCGGCATCGCCCCGGCGCACCGCGCGCTGGAGATCGGCGGCGAGTACCAGTGGCGCCGCGAGGGCGAGCCGCACCTCTTCGACCCCGAGACCGTCTTCCGCCTGCAGCACGCCACGCGCAGCAAGCGGTACGACATCTTCAAGCAGTACACGGAGCGCGTGAACGAGCAGTCCGAGCGCCTGATGACGCTGCGCGGGCTCTTCGGCTTCACGTCCGGCCGCGAGCCGATCTCCATCGACGAGGTCGAGCCGGTCAGCGAGATCGTCAAGCGCTTCTCCACCGGCGCCATGTCGTACGGCTCCATCTCCAAGGAGGCGCACGAGACCCTCGCCATCGCCATGAACCAGCTGGGCGGCAAGTCCAACACCGGTGAGGGCGGCGAGGACCCGGACCGTCTCTACGACCCGACGCGCCGCTCGTCGATCAAGCAGGTCGCCTCCGGCCGCTTCGGCGTGACGAGCGAGTACCTGGTCAACGCGGACGACATCCAGATCAAGATGGCCCAGGGCGCCAAGCCCGGCGAGGGCGGCCAGCTGCCCGGCCACAAGGTCTACCCGTGGATCGCCCAGACCCGGCACTCCACCCCCGGCGTCGGCCTGATCTCGCCGCCGCCGCACCACGACATCTACTCCATCGAGGACCTGGCTCAGCTGATCCACGACCTCAAGAACGCCAACCCGGCCGCCCGCATCCATGTGAAGCTGGTGTCCGAGGTCGGTGTCGGCACGGTCGCCGCGGGTGTCTCCAAGGCGCACGCCGACGTGGTCCTCATCTCCGGCCACGACGGCGGTACGGGCGCGTCCCCGCTCACGTCGCTGAAGCACGCGGGCGGCCCCTGGGAGCTCGGCCTCGCCGAGACCCAGCAGACGCTGCTGCTCAACGGTCTGCGTGACCGGATCGTCGTGCAGACCGACGGTCAGCTGAAGACCGGACGGGACGTCGTCATCGCCGCGCTGCTCGGTGCCGAGGAGTTCGGCTTCGCGACCGCGCCGCTCGTCGTCTCCGGCTGCGTCATGATGCGCGTCTGCCACCTGGACACCTGCCCGGTCGGCATCGCCACCCAGAACCCGGTCCTGCGTGAGCGCTACACCGGCAAGGCGGAATTCGTCGTCAACTTCTTCGAGTTCATCGCGGAAGAGGTCCGCGAGCTGCTCGCCGAGCTGGGCTTCCGCACGCTGGAGGAGGCCGTCGGCCACGCCGAGCTGCTGGACACCACCCAGGCCGTGAACCACTGGAAGGCGCAGGGCCTGGACCTGAAGCCGCTCTTCCACGTGCCCGATCTGCCCGACGGCGCCGTACGGCACCAGCTGGTCGAGCAGGACCACGGCCTGGCGAAGGCCCTCGACAACGAGCTGATCAAGCTGTCCGCCGACGCGCTGGCCGCGGCCTGTGCGGAGGAGGCCCAGCCGGTCCGCGCCCAGGTCGCGATCCGGAACATCAACCGGACCGTCGGCACGATGCTCGGCCACGAGGTGACCAAGAAGTTCGGCGGTGCGGGCCTGCCCGAGGACACCATCGACATCACCTTCACCGGCTCGGCCGGCCAGTCCTTCGGCGCGTTCCTGCCGCGCGGCGTCACGCTGCGCCTGGAGGGCGACGCCAACGACTACGTCGGCAAGGGCCTCTCCGGCGGCCGCGTCGTCGTCCGCCCGGACCGCGGTGCCGACCACCTGGCCGAGTACTCCACCATCGCGGGCAACACCATCGCCTACGGCGCCACCGGCGGCGAACTGTTCCTGCGCGGCCGCACCGGCGAGCGCTTCTGCGTCCGCAACTCCGGTGCGCTGGTGGTCTCCGAGGGCGTGGGCGACCACGGCTGCGAGTACATGACCGGCGGCCACGCCGTCGTCCTCGGCAGCACGGGACGCAATTTCGCGGCCGGCATGTCCGGCGGTATCGCGTACGTCGTCGACCTCGACAAGGACAACGTCAACGCCGGCAACGTGGACGCCGTCGAGGCCCTGTCCGACACCGACAAGCAGTGGCTGCACGATGTCGTGCGCCGCCACCACGAGGAGACCGGCTCCACCGTCGCCGAGAAGCTCCTCGCGGACTGGGACGCGGCCGCGGCCCGGTTCAGCAAGATCATCCCGACCACGTACAAGGCAGTGCTCGCCGCCAAGGACGCCGCTGAGCTCGCCGGTCTCTCCGAGCGCGAGACCACCGAGAAGATGATGGAGGCGGCGACCAATGGCTGA
- a CDS encoding ADP-ribosylglycohydrolase family protein, which translates to MDWIACDRARGALLGLAVGDALGAPAENMRPSEIRRRWGRIEGFVTDTPAGTDDTEYAIFSGLLLARHGSALTVSHVENAWHHWIADLDEGPFRGAGFSERGTLENLRRGLAAPITAQHRHAWSDGLAMRAAPFGVFAAGRPDEAARLVAIDGCVSHDGEGIYGGQAVAAGVAAAMAGAGPAGVIGAALSVVPMDSWTARSMRRAVVAAERAETDPLSRERTVRSAVVIGGYPWTDLAPEAVGLAFGAFAAARGDFRTSVLTAVNMGRDADTTAAVAGALAGALVGASAIPADWAAAIGPVRGSCLPSMRGYHVLDIADLLTPYDDTEAAP; encoded by the coding sequence GTGGACTGGATTGCATGCGATCGGGCCCGCGGCGCGCTCCTCGGACTGGCGGTGGGCGACGCGCTGGGGGCGCCGGCGGAGAACATGCGGCCGTCCGAGATCCGCCGCAGGTGGGGCCGGATCGAAGGCTTCGTGACCGACACTCCGGCCGGCACGGACGACACGGAGTACGCGATCTTCTCCGGGCTGCTGCTCGCCCGGCACGGGTCCGCGCTCACCGTCTCGCATGTCGAGAACGCCTGGCACCACTGGATCGCCGACCTCGACGAAGGGCCGTTCCGGGGCGCGGGCTTCAGTGAGCGCGGGACGCTGGAGAACCTCCGCCGCGGTCTGGCCGCGCCCATCACCGCGCAGCACCGGCACGCCTGGAGCGACGGGCTGGCGATGCGGGCGGCGCCGTTCGGCGTCTTCGCGGCGGGCCGCCCCGACGAGGCGGCGCGGCTGGTCGCCATCGACGGCTGCGTCAGTCACGACGGCGAGGGCATCTACGGCGGGCAGGCCGTGGCGGCGGGGGTGGCGGCGGCGATGGCGGGAGCGGGACCGGCCGGGGTGATCGGCGCGGCACTGTCCGTCGTGCCCATGGACTCCTGGACCGCGCGCTCCATGCGCCGCGCGGTCGTCGCGGCGGAACGGGCGGAGACGGATCCGCTCAGCCGCGAACGGACGGTCCGCTCCGCGGTCGTCATCGGCGGCTACCCCTGGACGGACCTGGCTCCCGAGGCCGTCGGCCTCGCCTTCGGGGCGTTCGCGGCGGCCCGCGGCGACTTCCGTACGTCGGTCCTGACCGCGGTCAACATGGGCCGCGACGCCGACACCACGGCGGCGGTCGCGGGGGCGCTGGCCGGCGCGCTGGTGGGGGCCTCCGCCATTCCGGCGGACTGGGCCGCCGCGATCGGCCCCGTCCGGGGCAGCTGCCTCCCCTCGATGCGCGGCTATCACGTCCTGGACATCGCAGACCTCCTCACCCCGTACGACGACACCGAGGCCGCCCCATGA